A single Pirellulales bacterium DNA region contains:
- the csrA gene encoding carbon storage regulator CsrA produces MLVLSRKVGEAIQIGDNIEVMVVRIGPGVVRIGVAAPKEMSIVRQEIDTMSATDERSRPADQLSESDWLTSR; encoded by the coding sequence ATGCTTGTGCTTTCTCGAAAAGTCGGCGAAGCGATTCAAATCGGCGACAACATTGAAGTGATGGTAGTGCGGATCGGTCCTGGCGTGGTACGCATTGGCGTTGCTGCACCGAAAGAGATGTCGATCGTTCGGCAGGAAATCGACACCATGTCGGCGACGGACGAGCGCTCGCGGCCAGCCGATCAATTGAGCGAATCCGATTGGCTCACGTCGCGCTGA
- a CDS encoding 3-ketoacyl-ACP reductase, which translates to MPSAALVTGGSRGIGRAIALELGQLGHSVGVNYVSRVDAAEQVVAEIAAAGGIASPIRGNVGAADERSAMIRAMLDQFGRLDVLVNNAGITSPGRKDLLEATEVSWDEVFSVNLKGPFFLSQLAARTMIEQTSAGRTVVGKIINISSISAFAVSTDRGDYCIAKAAMQMMTQLFAARLAEEKIGVFEICPGVIESDMTAGVREKYDQLITEGLSPIRRWGKPEDVAKAVAAIVSDSFPFSTGERFHVDGGFHIRRL; encoded by the coding sequence ATGCCTTCTGCGGCCCTTGTTACTGGCGGATCTCGTGGAATTGGTCGAGCGATTGCGCTCGAACTTGGCCAATTGGGCCATTCCGTCGGAGTCAATTACGTCTCGCGCGTCGACGCGGCCGAACAGGTGGTCGCCGAGATCGCTGCTGCCGGCGGCATAGCTTCACCAATTCGTGGGAATGTGGGAGCTGCTGACGAACGCTCGGCCATGATACGGGCGATGCTCGACCAATTTGGCCGGTTGGACGTGCTGGTGAACAATGCAGGCATCACATCGCCGGGGCGGAAGGATTTGCTCGAAGCGACGGAAGTATCGTGGGACGAGGTATTTTCCGTCAATTTGAAAGGCCCTTTTTTTCTGTCGCAACTCGCGGCACGAACGATGATCGAACAGACGTCCGCCGGCAGAACGGTGGTCGGAAAGATCATCAATATCTCGTCGATTTCGGCTTTTGCGGTCTCCACCGATCGCGGTGATTACTGCATCGCCAAGGCCGCGATGCAAATGATGACCCAACTTTTCGCCGCACGGCTGGCCGAAGAAAAAATCGGCGTGTTCGAAATCTGCCCTGGGGTGATCGAAAGCGACATGACGGCCGGCGTGCGTGAAAAATACGACCAATTGATTACCGAAGGGCTTTCGCCAATTCGCCGCTGGGGCAAGCCGGAGGATGTCGCTAAAGCCGTCGCCGCCATTGTCAGCGATTCGTTTCCGTTCAGCACCGGAGAGCGATTTCACGTAGATGGAGGATTTCACATTCGTCGGCTCTAG
- a CDS encoding phosphatase PAP2 family protein — MFHTFQSSAELARAQTLHRRGQAFGFRFGFECLEPRILMAGDAILHWNAIALDAVSRDHSSLNGNSPAAENIGPCRAARVLAIVQTAMFDAINSIKGKYEPYLLKVVGSSAANIDAAVGQAAHDTLIALYKRQKSEIDAALMEWLGDVKNGPAEQMGIALGKTVAKTILAARKNDGSQAASDYEIVNLPGHHQKDPLNPTQGLLDPQWGGVKTFGIKHADKFLPPPPPKLSSPQYAQALDEIVRLGGDGVTTPTLRTQEQTEIGIFWAYDGTQGLCAPPRMYNQIAAKIAVEHGNSEYENARMFALVNIAMADAGIVGWGAKYDYDFWRPVVGIRGADLDGNPQTHQIANWTPLGAPASNETFPNDFTPPFPSYVSGHAIFGASLFKTLEYFYGTKHISFSFTSDEFNGETTDHNGVARPEITRHFDNLRDAAYENGISRIYLGIHWRFDMEEGVRAGNRIAVNIFRRLMEPLDPSMPTGTTSGLLMSYFQTTVDCKFMDIEDGTHRQVAMMQTIVTPEKTTYQFSSLSPTFISTASTYTNSRPPRIGAAADNLLRVEPLADLMSL; from the coding sequence ATGTTTCACACGTTTCAGTCATCCGCCGAGTTGGCGCGGGCGCAGACGCTGCATCGCCGAGGTCAAGCGTTCGGATTTCGTTTTGGCTTCGAGTGCCTCGAACCTCGCATTCTGATGGCTGGCGACGCCATTCTTCATTGGAATGCAATCGCCTTGGATGCGGTTAGCCGCGATCACAGCAGTTTGAATGGCAATTCACCGGCGGCCGAAAACATCGGTCCATGCCGGGCGGCGCGTGTGCTTGCCATCGTTCAGACGGCAATGTTCGACGCGATCAATTCGATCAAAGGCAAGTACGAGCCATATTTGCTCAAAGTAGTGGGTTCGTCGGCCGCGAACATTGATGCCGCCGTTGGGCAGGCCGCGCACGACACCCTGATTGCGCTATATAAGCGGCAAAAATCGGAAATCGATGCTGCCCTCATGGAGTGGCTTGGCGACGTCAAGAACGGCCCGGCCGAGCAGATGGGAATCGCACTGGGCAAGACTGTGGCGAAGACGATTCTGGCCGCGCGAAAGAACGATGGCTCTCAGGCTGCATCCGACTACGAAATTGTGAATTTGCCAGGACACCATCAGAAAGACCCGCTCAATCCGACGCAGGGCCTGCTCGATCCGCAGTGGGGAGGCGTCAAAACGTTTGGGATTAAGCACGCGGATAAATTTTTGCCGCCTCCGCCGCCGAAGTTGTCTAGCCCTCAGTACGCCCAGGCACTGGACGAAATCGTGCGGCTTGGCGGGGATGGCGTGACGACTCCGACCCTACGCACACAGGAGCAGACCGAAATTGGCATCTTTTGGGCTTACGACGGTACGCAAGGCCTGTGCGCGCCGCCGCGAATGTATAACCAAATCGCGGCTAAAATTGCGGTTGAGCATGGCAACAGCGAATACGAAAACGCCCGCATGTTTGCTCTGGTGAATATCGCTATGGCCGACGCCGGCATCGTCGGCTGGGGTGCGAAATACGATTACGATTTCTGGCGTCCTGTCGTTGGAATTCGCGGCGCCGACCTCGATGGGAATCCGCAGACGCACCAGATTGCCAACTGGACGCCGCTCGGTGCTCCGGCCAGCAACGAGACGTTCCCTAACGATTTCACGCCGCCGTTCCCGTCGTATGTTTCGGGCCATGCGATCTTTGGAGCCTCTTTGTTCAAAACGCTGGAATACTTCTATGGCACGAAGCATATTTCGTTTTCGTTCACGTCGGATGAATTCAACGGCGAGACGACCGACCACAACGGTGTCGCGCGGCCAGAGATTACTCGCCACTTCGACAACTTGCGAGACGCTGCCTACGAAAATGGCATCAGCCGCATCTACCTAGGCATTCACTGGCGATTCGACATGGAAGAAGGGGTTCGTGCTGGCAATCGAATTGCGGTGAATATTTTCCGGCGTCTCATGGAGCCGCTCGATCCATCCATGCCAACTGGCACGACGAGCGGATTGCTGATGAGTTACTTTCAAACGACGGTCGATTGCAAATTCATGGACATTGAAGACGGCACACATCGCCAAGTGGCAATGATGCAAACCATTGTTACGCCCGAGAAAACTACCTATCAGTTCAGTTCGCTGTCGCCGACGTTTATCTCGACGGCTAGCACTTATACCAACAGCCGCCCACCACGAATCGGGGCTGCCGCTGACAATTTGCTGCGAGTCGAACCTCTGGCCGACCTGATGTCGCTATAG